Proteins encoded in a region of the Panicum hallii strain FIL2 chromosome 3, PHallii_v3.1, whole genome shotgun sequence genome:
- the LOC112888133 gene encoding endo-1,3;1,4-beta-D-glucanase-like, with amino-acid sequence MASSQCCDNPPALNPAGGEGKVVDSFGGLKAYLAGSDESKAAVILISDIFGFESPNLRKIADKVALSGYFVVVPDFLHGDPYTPNNAERPLPVWIKSHSPKKGFEEAKPVIAALKEKGVSYVGAAGYCWGGVVIVELAKAHEIQAAVVLHPGPITVDDIKEVKCPISILGAEIDHISPPELIKQFEQVLSANSGVAHFVKIFPGVAHGWSVRYSHDDVAAVESAEEAMGDTIDWFNKNLK; translated from the exons ATGGCGAGCTCGCAGTGCTGCGATAACCCTCCGGCGCTGAAccccgccggcggggagggcaaGGTCGTCGACAGCTTCGGCGGGCTCAAGGCCTACCTCGCGGGCTCCGACGAGTCCAAGGCCGCCGTCATcctcatctccgacatcttcg GGTTCGAATCGCCGAATCTGAG GAAAATAGCCGACAAGGTTGCTTTGTCTGGTTACTTTGTTGTGGTACCAGATTTCCTACATGGGGATCCTTACACACCTAATAATGCTGAGAGGCCTCTACCTGTGTGGATAAAATCACATTCTCCG AAAAAAGGGTTTGAAGAGGCAAAACCAGTTATTGCTGCTCTAAAGGAGAAGGGAGTGTCGTATGTTGGGGCTGCAGGTTACTGCTGGGGTG GAGTTGTCATTGTGGAGTTGGCAAAAGCTCATGAGATCCAGGCTGCTGTAGTATTGCACCCTGGGCCTATTACAGTTGATGATATCAAAG AGGTCAAGTGCCCGATTTCGATACTTGGAGCTGAGATTGATCATATCTCTCCACCAGAATTAATCAAGCAATTCGAGCAGGTCCTTTCAGCAAACTCAGGA GTTGCTCACTTCGTAAAGATTTTCCCTGGTGTGGCACATGGGTGGAGCGTGAGATACAGCCATGATGACGTGGCTGCCGTGGAGAGTGCTGAGGAAGCGATGGGGGACACAATCGACTGGTTCAACAAGAACCTGAAATGA